One Staphylococcus ratti DNA segment encodes these proteins:
- the pfkA gene encoding 6-phosphofructokinase, with product MKKIAVLTSGGDAPGMNAAVRAVVRKAIYHNIEVYGVYQGYQGLINDDIHLLELGSVGDTIQRGGTFLYSARCPEFKDKNVRAKGIENLKKRGIEGLVVIGGDGSYRGAQRISEECQEIQTIGIPGTIDNDINGTDFTIGFDTALNTIIESVDKIRDTASSHARTFIIEVMGRDCGDLALWSGLAVGAESIILPETDYNIQDIAEKIQHGIDRGKKHSIIIVAEGCMSGNQCAEELTKYINVDARVSVLGHIQRGGSPTGVDRVLASRLGGYAMELLMNGETAKGVGIKDNHLTATDFDNIFNAAQDKKINQRMLELTKELSI from the coding sequence ATGAAAAAAATTGCAGTTTTAACAAGTGGCGGAGATGCGCCGGGAATGAATGCAGCAGTTCGAGCAGTTGTTCGTAAAGCGATTTATCACAATATTGAAGTTTATGGGGTCTATCAGGGGTATCAAGGTTTAATCAACGATGATATTCATTTGCTTGAACTTGGGTCAGTAGGTGACACGATTCAACGTGGTGGAACGTTTTTATATTCTGCACGTTGTCCTGAGTTTAAAGACAAAAATGTTCGGGCGAAAGGGATTGAAAACTTAAAAAAACGTGGTATTGAAGGTCTTGTTGTTATAGGCGGCGATGGTAGTTATCGTGGTGCGCAACGTATCAGCGAGGAGTGCCAAGAAATTCAAACTATCGGTATTCCAGGTACGATTGATAATGATATTAATGGCACAGATTTTACAATTGGTTTTGATACAGCACTTAACACTATTATAGAATCTGTCGATAAAATTAGAGATACCGCTTCAAGTCATGCACGTACATTTATCATTGAAGTAATGGGACGTGATTGTGGTGACTTAGCCTTATGGTCAGGTTTAGCAGTTGGTGCAGAATCAATCATATTACCAGAAACAGACTACAACATTCAAGATATTGCTGAAAAAATTCAACATGGTATCGATCGTGGCAAAAAACATTCTATTATTATTGTGGCAGAAGGATGTATGTCAGGAAATCAATGTGCTGAAGAGCTAACTAAATATATTAATGTAGATGCTCGCGTTTCTGTATTAGGTCATATTCAACGTGGTGGCAGTCCTACAGGTGTCGACCGAGTACTAGCTTCAAGACTTGGCGGCTATGCTATGGAATTATTAATGAATGGTGAGACTGCTAAAGGGGTAGGAATTAAAGACAACCATTTAACAGCTACAGATTTTGATAACATTTTCAATGCAGCTCAAGATAAGAAAATTAATCAACGTATGCTTGAATTAACAAAAGAATTATCGATTTAA
- a CDS encoding acetyl-CoA carboxylase carboxyltransferase subunit alpha codes for MLEFEKPIQEIKNKIDSLKEAQSKNDVDLSDEIDMLEAALHAEKEKVYTTLKPWDRVQIARLQERPTLLDYIPHIFDDFIEFHGDRNFRDDPAIIGGVAYFNDKPVTVIGQQRGKDTKDNIYRNFGMGHPEGYRKALRLMKQAEKFKRPIFTFIDTKGAYPGKAAEERGQSESIARNLIEMAGLTVPVIALVIGEGGSGGALGLGVSNRILMLENSTYSVISPEGAAGILWKDSTLAKIAAETMKITAYDLKELDIIDEVIKEPLGGAHQDVTLQAAQIKEKFEAHLKDFETMSANAIKEDRFEKFRRMGTFVE; via the coding sequence ATGCTAGAATTTGAGAAACCAATTCAAGAAATAAAAAATAAAATTGATTCTTTAAAAGAAGCACAGTCTAAAAATGATGTAGACCTTTCTGATGAGATTGACATGTTAGAAGCTGCATTACATGCAGAAAAAGAGAAAGTTTACACAACTTTAAAACCTTGGGATCGTGTACAAATTGCACGTTTACAAGAGCGACCAACATTGTTAGATTATATCCCTCATATTTTTGATGATTTTATAGAATTCCATGGAGATCGAAATTTTAGAGATGATCCTGCTATCATTGGTGGCGTAGCCTACTTTAATGACAAGCCCGTTACAGTCATTGGCCAACAGCGTGGTAAAGATACGAAAGATAATATATATCGTAATTTTGGCATGGGGCATCCAGAGGGATATCGTAAAGCTTTACGTTTAATGAAACAGGCCGAAAAATTTAAACGACCTATTTTCACTTTCATAGATACAAAGGGTGCGTATCCGGGTAAAGCGGCTGAAGAACGCGGTCAAAGTGAATCGATTGCACGAAACCTCATTGAAATGGCAGGATTGACTGTCCCTGTGATAGCGCTTGTTATAGGTGAAGGTGGTAGTGGTGGCGCACTAGGATTAGGTGTGAGTAATCGTATATTAATGCTAGAAAACAGTACTTATTCGGTTATATCTCCTGAAGGTGCTGCTGGAATCTTGTGGAAAGACAGTACGTTAGCAAAAATTGCTGCTGAAACAATGAAAATCACGGCTTATGATTTGAAAGAGCTCGACATTATTGACGAAGTCATTAAAGAACCACTTGGCGGCGCGCATCAAGATGTTACGTTACAAGCTGCACAAATTAAAGAGAAGTTTGAAGCGCACTTAAAAGACTTTGAAACTATGAGTGCCAATGCAATTAAAGAAGATCGTTTTGAAAAATTTAGACGTATGGGTACTTTCGTAGAATAA
- the pyk gene encoding pyruvate kinase — MKKTKIVCTIGPASESEEMLEKLMKAGMNVARLNFSHGSHDEHRARIESIRKIANKLNYNIGILLDTKGPEIRTHNMKDGLITLEKGANVTVSMTEVEGTPEMFSVTYENLINDVHEGSYILLDDGLIELQVERIDQPAGHVHCKVLNTGELKNKKGVNLPGVSVNLPGITEKDADDIRFGIEQNVDFIAASFVRRSSDVLEIRKILEEANHHTISIIPKIENQEGIDNIDEILEVSDGLMVARGDMGVEIPPETVPIVQKDLIRKCNKLGKPVITATQMLDSMQRNPRATRAEASDVANAIYDGTDAVMLSGETAAGSYPEEAVKAMHNIAVAAEQAQDYKKLLSDRTKLVETSLVNAIGVSAAHTALNLNVKAIVAATESGNTAKTISKYRPKSDILAVTPNETTARQCSLIWGVHPIVKKGNYTTDELLNNAVATAIESERVENGDLIIITAGVPTGETGTTNLMKLHLIGDEIASGQGIGRTSAVGRTIVVNEASELEGKDLSQAVVVTSSIDETFVPYLENAVGLITEEGGLTSPSAIVGLEKGIPTVVGVDNVTQNVKDNILVTVDASQGKVFEGYANVL, encoded by the coding sequence ATGAAAAAAACTAAAATTGTGTGTACAATTGGCCCAGCATCAGAATCAGAAGAGATGTTGGAAAAATTAATGAAAGCGGGTATGAATGTTGCGCGCTTAAACTTTTCACACGGTTCTCATGATGAGCATCGTGCACGTATAGAGTCTATCCGCAAAATTGCAAATAAACTGAATTACAATATAGGTATTTTATTAGATACTAAAGGCCCTGAAATCCGTACGCATAACATGAAAGATGGTCTAATTACCCTTGAAAAAGGTGCTAATGTCACAGTAAGTATGACAGAAGTTGAAGGCACACCAGAAATGTTCTCTGTAACATATGAAAATTTAATCAATGATGTTCATGAAGGCTCATATATTTTATTAGATGACGGTTTGATTGAATTGCAAGTTGAGCGTATTGACCAACCAGCAGGCCACGTACATTGTAAAGTTTTAAATACCGGAGAGCTTAAAAACAAAAAAGGGGTTAACCTACCTGGTGTAAGTGTCAATTTACCGGGAATTACTGAAAAAGATGCGGATGACATTCGCTTTGGTATTGAACAAAATGTAGACTTCATTGCAGCGAGTTTTGTGAGACGTTCAAGTGATGTATTAGAAATTCGCAAAATATTAGAAGAAGCAAATCATCACACAATTAGTATTATTCCTAAAATTGAAAACCAAGAAGGTATCGACAATATTGATGAAATTCTTGAAGTGTCAGATGGTCTCATGGTAGCTCGTGGCGATATGGGAGTTGAAATACCTCCAGAGACTGTGCCGATTGTACAAAAAGATTTAATTCGTAAATGTAACAAATTAGGTAAACCTGTCATTACAGCTACACAAATGTTGGATTCTATGCAACGCAATCCACGCGCAACACGTGCTGAAGCTTCAGACGTCGCAAATGCCATTTATGACGGTACAGATGCGGTTATGTTATCAGGTGAAACGGCAGCTGGTTCATATCCAGAAGAAGCTGTTAAAGCGATGCACAATATTGCTGTTGCTGCTGAACAGGCACAAGATTATAAAAAGTTATTGTCTGACCGTACTAAACTAGTTGAAACATCACTTGTTAATGCTATCGGTGTATCAGCAGCGCATACAGCATTAAACTTAAATGTTAAAGCTATCGTTGCAGCTACGGAAAGTGGAAACACAGCTAAAACGATTTCTAAATATCGTCCGAAATCAGATATTCTTGCTGTAACACCAAATGAAACAACTGCACGTCAATGTTCTTTAATTTGGGGTGTACATCCAATTGTTAAAAAAGGTAATTATACAACAGACGAATTATTAAATAATGCGGTTGCGACTGCAATTGAATCAGAACGTGTAGAAAACGGTGATCTTATTATCATTACAGCGGGTGTACCAACAGGTGAAACAGGTACAACAAACTTAATGAAACTACACCTTATCGGAGATGAAATTGCGTCTGGCCAAGGTATTGGTCGTACTTCGGCAGTAGGACGTACAATAGTTGTAAATGAAGCGTCTGAATTAGAAGGTAAAGATTTATCTCAAGCTGTAGTTGTCACATCATCAATAGATGAGACATTCGTACCTTATTTAGAAAATGCTGTAGGTCTCATCACTGAAGAGGGCGGTTTAACGTCACCAAGTGCTATTGTAGGCCTTGAAAAAGGCATTCCAACTGTTGTAGGCGTAGACAATGTGACACAAAATGTGAAAGATAATATACTTGTAACGGTAGATGCATCACAAGGCAAAGTGTTTGAAGGATACGCTAACGTTTTATAA